The DNA region CTTGCTTAAAAACTTTCTGTGGCTACAACTACAGACCAAGCATAGACCAAGGAGGCCATACTTTAGCAAGAGAACATCTTCACAGACCAACAGGCCTACCCTACAAACTTCATCTCCTGCTACCCTGCctggagattatatatatatatatatatatatatatatatatatatatatatgcttttctgAGATATAAactacataccataaaattttatctacttttttttagtgtacaaacaataaattttagtatatttacttAGCTGTACTACCATCACTACAGTCTATTTGAGAATATTTCAATTACcctaatttccatttctctgtgatGGGAGGCAAAAAAGTATGGTTTACTGCTGAGCGGTGTTGACACCTAGACGGAAGGGCGTTTTCTTCATAATTTCTGAACTAAATGCCTGGGTTTCCCGGCGGTCTCAATCAGGCTTCTTTTGCACGCCACTTCACTTCAGATTATTTTAATCGAGACAAATCACCCTGTTAGTGGCGGTAATTTCAGCACTGTTCTCAGGACATGACAGGCTGTTTCCGTCTCATAACccgtaaaaaaaaaatttaccaaacCCGGGCTTTGCCTTTTCTCGCCCTTTTCCCCACCCCCTATTTAGGTCGCCGCGGGAAAGCACAGATCACCAGTTGTGACAGGTTGACACTCATGGGTGAGGCTTAGCGACATAGTTTTTCTTAgttcaaaagctttttagttcttttccacTTTTAGTAATTAAATCTTCGCCGCTGTCCAGTGCATGACAGCAAGTAATTCCGTACATACATACAGATTACTAAACCCCGCAATGTCTTCTGGCTCAGGGCTAGTGTTTAACTGTAGCACTTACCTGTTTCTCAGCTAATAGTTTACAGCTTTTTTAAGAGTAGTTGGGTGGCCCTGAAAAGGGCCTTTGGTTGAAATCAAACTCCTGAGAGCTAATCGAAAAGCTTAACCACCAAAACCGTAGAGGGTACGGCCCTGGCGCTTGAGAGCGTAGACCACGTCCATAGCGGTGACTGTCTTCCGCTTGGCATGCTCGGTGTAGGTGACCGCGTCCCGGATCACGTTCTCCAGAAACACTTTCAGGACCCCGCGGGTCTCTTCATAGATGAGCCCGGAGATGCGCTTCACACCGCCACGACGAGCCAGGCGGCGGATAGCAGGTTTGGTGATGCCCTGGATATTATCGCGCAGAACCTTGCGATGGCGCTTAGCGCCGCCTTTCCCCAGACCTTTGCCGCCTTTGCCGCGTCCAGACATGGCTTTGTAAGAAGTAAACCAACCGCAACCGACGAGTAAGCCAAGAACCGAGTCTTATATACCTActccctccgcccctccccccacGAAGAGCAGGGAAAGCGTGCAAGCCGGAAGTGTGACGCCATCAATCCCCGCCCTTAATCCCTCCTCCAAGCCCCGGGAACTGGCGCCAAAGGAACTGAAGGACCGGAAGGGAGAGGCGGATCGGGTTGACTAGGCGGGCTGAGCTCAGTTTGACCAATAGTCTTTGGTTGCTTGGCTGGGGGGCTACACTGTTTAAAGTACTCAGAGGGAGCAGGCTTAGAGCAGACATATTCCAAATATCCTAGGTAGAACAAATACTATAAAAGGCAAAAATTTATTATCAGTAATTTTTCATAATCGTAAAAATGTCAAGATCAGAGATAGAAATGTAAAAATGGTTATAGTATTCTGACGTTCAAGAGGCCCTATTATAAAAACGTTCTGCAAATGTCGATCACTGCGTGCCTCCGAAACCCTGGCTCTTAATTAAGATATGAGAGAACAGTACTAAACACAAAGGGTCAGCTTGTTCGCATATGCAggaaatattgaaaaacagaaaaaaaagcacCCATGACCCTAGTGTTATTGATGCATGTTCTTCCATCCCAAAGCAGTATGTTCAATTACTGTAGTTGGTTCGTCTTACAGCCGTTTTACTTGAAAACGTGGGTGGCTCTGAAAAGAGCCTTTGCTTGAAATCTCTGTGGAATTTATGCTCTCTCTCCGCGGATGCGACGGGCTAGCTGGATGTCCTTGGGCATGATGGTAACGCGCTTGGCGTGAATAGCGCACAAATTGGTGTCCTCGAAAAGACCCACCAGGTAGGCTTCACATGCCTCCTGCAGTGCCATCACCGCCGAACTCTGAAAGCGCAAGTCGGTCTTGAAGTCCTGGGCAATCTCACGCACAAGGCGTTGAAAAGGCAATTTACGGATAAGAAGCTCTGTGGACTTTTGGTAGCGGCGGATCTCGCGCAGGGCCACCGTGCCAGGACGGTAGCGGTGAGGCTTTTTTACGCCGCCGGTGGCCGGTGCACTCTTGCGAGCCGCCTTGGTGGCTAGCTGCTTGCGTGGCGCCTTGCCGCCAGTGGATTTACGGGCAGTTTGCTTTGTACGGGCCATGATAAGTAACTACAAAGCAGATATGCCTAACACTAGCTCAAATAAGTCGCCCAGCGGTTTTGCTGGTATTTATAGTACCTAAAGGGTAGTGATTGGGCGGAAGAAAAGTTTGAATATTACGTTACAGGTTCTGATTAGTCTAGCTTTAAACTTTCCAAAAAGCGTGCAGTTTAATTGGCCGCTTCCTTCTATCTTCGgctcttttcaaatttttttaaacttttgttcttTTCCACACACGATTTTCCTGTAAATGCAATGCTTTGGGCGTTATCTTTTCGGAAAAATAGACATTCACTTCATTGATATTGTAGTAATGTAGGTTTCTTAGTCCCCTGAGTGGTATGGGAATTGAGGGATGTACATTCCCTTGTCGGTAACCCGATATCGGGTTAGAAATTTCTAAAgccattttacaaaaaaaaagagattccTCTGTAAAGCTTAAACTGACCGAGGAACTTCTTTGAAACCTACAAGATGTAACCACaaaaacagccaaaaaaaaaaaaaagaacaatcacACTAGCTTTTCCAGAAGTATTTTCTGTAATAAGGCACTTTTTTCTTATACTCTGACTTTACATTTGGAGCTTTCTGAAACTAGTATTTTCTAAAGTCTAGAATACACTAAGCCTGGTGCAATGCCGGGTAGACAACGGCGGGACAGCCACAAGGGATCAGAGGAATTTCCCCATGGGAAGCAGGCGATGGACTAAACTACGTAAATAGGTTATGGACCAAAACGAAGACAGTTTACTACTGccagtgactgattttattttttaaaaagccaaatgtGAACCGTTTATGAAAGCGGTCATCCAGATTCTACCTTTTGATTGGTAGAGTCCATTTTACTTGTTAGCCAGTAACAATGCACATATAGCATCCCTCATTTGCATGGAGCATTTCCCTTTCATTAGACACAGGCGGCACAAATCATTCTTTAAATAAGAAATTGTTGCGTGCAGCAGTtcccttttaaaaacttttgattAGATGCCACATTTATTACTATAGGAAAAGCCTGTTTATGTCTTTCCAGAAATGCTCATTTATGAAACCTTCCTCTTGGAGGAAGATTTTATACCTGTGTGATAATTGTCCTTTAAGACGCCTAGCTCCAATTGTTATCTCTTCCAAGTTATTAGAAATTACATAATGGGTTCTGTAAATACAGACTCAAGAAAACGACAATTAAGAAAGGGTAAAGATGGGCGACTCTCATGTCTGGACGAACCAATgagcgctcagtcgtgttcgactatgcgaccccacggactgtagcctgccagggtcctctgtgcttgggattctccaggcaagattactggagtgggttgccattccctgtgTCTGGAACCATTTTATTATTGGCCACAAGGCGGAAACGAGCTCTTAAGATTTTTTGAGGGTTACTGGGGAAAATTCGGGTCACTGAGACCAGTGCGGACTTGTTTGAAAACCGCAGGCGCTGGCGCGGGAATGACTTGTCACTGCACTGCTTCATTCTCGCTACTGCTAGGAGATTGCCCAGAACAGTATTGTGAAAGGGGAGTTTTATTCTCTCAGCAGTTAGTCTGATTCGCATTGTGAAGTCGTTTTACCATTGTTGCTGCTTTTACAGCCATAAACAAGTTAAAGGGAGAGTGCCCTAAAATATTATCTTGGGGTTGTGTTCTCTCATTTTCATACTAAAGCAACTTTTCCCCCTGCTCCCACATCCTCCCTGTGTGCAATGCCAGTTTAGTCCACCCAGAGCTTACTTGATGTCTTTCGTGTGCTAGGTTTGCGGCTTGGTATATCTTATGAGGATGAAAGCGGATCCAAAATTTGTTACGTGCATTGGGCTGTGGATATAAGTCGTAATTACAGAAATTGCGGGCTAAGCTTTCCACAGGTGCAGCTTGTCAATTGCAGTGTTAAccaattcttttgttttctacaaTTCTTTGTCCCAAATAAACGCACCCTGGTTCAGACCAAGGGCACCCGGGTCTCAGGTCTTTGCCACACATACTCAGCGTTGCCAGGAAAGGAAGTGGCATTAATGAGAACTTTTCCCAAACCTGCAGACCAGGCCTACATACTCTcgctttcttctctccctttcattcattcaagataTAACCTTTTGAATTGACTGCAGATTAGAAACTGATATCCCTTGGCAGTGCTTCCTAGAGGCGAGGTTTCAGGTGAAACTCCTTGGATTCTTACGCAATTGCCTTATTTGCAGCTCTTCcacccccaaaagaaaaacacaccaaaaaaaaacctgcttttttttttttttttaaagttgtaccCTCTGGTGCACCCTCATTTAAAAATGGCCCGGACCCTTCCCTGCGGAGTGGATTATTTCCGTCTCCACTGGGCgtgaggggtgaggggtggaaAAGGATGCTGTCTGGGTGCCTCGGTGTAAGCGCTGGGAAAGCGGGACCATAGGCCACAGCCGCTGGAGGCTGTGTTGCCAGACCCAGTCCGGAGGGCAGGGGTCGCTAGGGTGCCGAGGGCGGGCGCCAGCGCTCACCAATCACAGCGCGGCCCCGCCCTATAAATATCGCGCGCTGGAGCGACCCGCGTCTTACTGCCTCGTTGGGTCTAGCGGTTTAGTTATTTTTTCCTTACTTCCGCCATGTCCGAAGTCGCGCTCCCTGCTCCAGCTGCTTCCACTGCCCCCGAGAAGCCTTCAGCTGGTAAGAAGGCGAAGAAGCCTGCGAAGGCTGCAGCGGCCGCCAAGAAAAAAACAGCGGGCCCTTCAGTTTCGGAGCTGATTGTGCAAgccgtttcttcctccaaggAGCGCAGCGGTGTATCCCTGGCCGCGCTGAAGAAGGCGCTGGCGGCCGCTGGCTACGATGTAGAAAAGAATAACAGCCGCATCAAGCTGGGTCTTAAGAGCCTAGTGAGCAAAGGCACCCTGGTGCAGACCAAGGGCACCGGCGCTTCGGGTTCTTTCAAGCTCAACAAGAAAGTAGCCTCCGTGGATGCCAAGCCCAGCGCCACAAAGTTGGCAACGAAAACCAAGGTAACAAGCGCTTCTAAGAAGCCCAAGAAGGCCACTGGGGCGGCTGCTGCCAAGAAAGTTGTCAAGGCTCCAAAAAAGGCTAAAAAGCCTGTGTTGACAAAAAAGTCCTCAAAGAGTCCTAAGAAGCCTAAGGCTGTGAAGCCTAAAAAAGTAGCCAAGAGCCCTGCCAAAGCCAAGGCTGTGAAACCCAAAGGGGCCAAAGTGAAGGTAACCAAGCCAAAGACCGCTGCCAAACCCAAGAAGGCAGCACCCAAGAAGAAGTAAGAGTTCTGGTTGGAAGCTGCTTCCAATAAACCAACGGCTCTTTTAAGAGCCACCAACTTACTTCAGGGAAAGAGCTTTATTAccacataactttttttttttttttttttgccctcatGCAAATACAATGTGTGCAAGCCACTCTTAGCTCTACATCAGAATCTTTGAGGCTAAGTTAAACTCACGCTGTGGGGTTAGAAGCTGGTGTTTTGGGCCTCAAACTATTTCCCTAGTCCCGTTTTAACCTGAAGCTTCCATTTGTAGTTGTATGTCAGAAACAAGCTGGGACATACGTTCTTGGGCCATACTGCTGTCGCTAAGTTGGCTTTGGCTCTGAAATGCTTTTAAGGTGACCTTGGGAACGACGGTGATCCGCCGGCTGACCTGCGCTCAGATTGGTGTCTTCGAGTTCACCAGCTAGGCCTCGCAAGCCTCAGGCTGCGCCATCGAGGCTCAGCCGACTTACCCGGGGACCATTTGTAGGTTGTCAGCTAGTTTCCCGCCAGGCTCAGGAGAACTTCGCTGACCTGGAATTTGAGAGCTAAAGTCCAAAAGCTCTTACGGATTTCTCTGTTCCTGGAGTCGGAACTGCCCAGACTGGATAATATTTGAAATTTCCACtctgtgcctgctgctgctaaatcgcttcagtcgtgtccgactctgcgaccccatagacggcagcccgccaggctctccagtccctgagattctccaggcaagaacactggagtaggttgccatttccttctccaatgcatgaaggtgaaaagttaaagtgaagacgctcagtcacgtctgattctttacgaccctggtggctcagaggttaaagcgtctgcctggaatgcgggaaacccgggttcgatccctaggtcgggaagatcccctggagaaggaaatgacaccccactccagtactcttgcctggagaatcccacggagggaggagcctggtaggctacagtccatggggttgcaaagagtcggacacgactgagcgacttcacttcactttagaaaGAGATTTGCAGCTACAGGGGCCCTTCCTAAAGACAACAAGCTGATACTTCTAGAATTCAAGTGAAACAAAGGTGATATGAAAATGTCAGGGTGCAGGACTTCAAGAGCACCTTCAAGAGGACGCCCAAAGGGATGTATTCACCTAGAACAAGGAGAGAAGAAATTATGGAATGAGGATCTTGTGTGTTCCCAGAGTTGTCCAGCAGAGGGAGGCCTCTGGCTGATGGCAGGCTGACAACAGAGACAGTGGAAATTGGAGGCCTTTAATAACCATCATGTTCCCTACTTCAAAGTGACTAGAAACAGGgttacccattaaaaaaaaatttttttttactaggaCAAAAAGAACTATATTTACTTTTGTATcaaatttatttaacattttctatcaaatcctaattttaaaaaaactttaaatgtgtTATTACACTTGTTATCAGATAGGACACATTTAAGTTTCAACTGATTTGAAGGTTtgtaacttagacagcatattaaaaagcaagagacatcactttgcctagaatggtccatctagtcaaggctatggtttttccagtagtcatttatggatgtgagagttggactataaagaaagctgagcaccgaagaattgatgcttttgaactgtggtgttggagaagactcttgagagttccttggaatgcaaggagatacgaccagtccatcctaaaggaaatcagtcctgaatatacattggatgttgaagctgaaactccaatactttggccacctgatgcaaagagctgactcatttgaaaagcccctgatgctgggaaagattgaaggtggaaggagaaagggaagacagaggatgagacagttgcatgacattaccgactcaatggacatgagtgtgagtaaactccaggagttggtgatggacagggaggcctggcatgctgcagtccatggggtcacagaggtggacatgactaagcaactgaactgaacatatagtTTGGATTATTGCATGAATTACAAGGGTGATGGCTAGTAGAAAGCTTACTAATCATGTTTCTCTGTCTTCCAGCtataaaacaaaacccagttaAGGCCAAAACTTCTTTATCTCCCATATTTCAGCAAGACATAATACATAAATCTGACTGCATGTGGGTGGAGTTCCTACCCATGGCTTTGGTCTTCTCTATAAAAAGGGCAAAAGTCCTGGGTAAAAGCAAGGTCTGATATGGTGGCAAAACAGAaatgaggagggaggagaaatcTGTTTGCCAAGGCGGAGCATGGGGAGGGGATTGGCTCCCAAACCCAGCAGAAATTCCAGGAGAGACCTCCTCAAAAAGCAACCTTCATCAGAGAAGGCCTGAGCCCTGCAGGAAGGGATGCAGAGAGAATTTCCTTCCCACACCTCATGGACCCACAGGCACTGTGTATGTACTGTGATGTATGTATCAGGGATGTCATCCTTTGATCCTGGGGTCCCAGTGGAGAGGATAACAAGCAGACTGTGGGGAGGATCATAACCAGGAGGTGACAATTTGGAAAGTAACCAgaaaggaataggatggggatGTAAAGCTTCATCCAATTATCTGGTCTCAGTCTCAAGATTTCCAGAGAAATGGGTCTCAGTGGTCCCAGATGTTTCTGGGAGAACTCTGCCCGGTCATCACGCAACTTTCACCCTGCAACTGTATCACTCCCTACTTCCCTTGCTTTAGCTTTTATCTGTCCAAACAGTAATCATACAGTCATAGAGCTTTGGATATGGACCTTTAAAGCTCCTTAAAGACAATGCCTTCCAACCCTTCCTGCAGGAGAtaagaaaatacaataaaattaactCATACAAGATGCCCAGATAGTTAATAGCAGCTAGTAAacacagaataactataaaaTTTGACATGTTTATAAGGGttacattataatttttaagCACTGCTTATTGTGTTTGCCTAATAACCACAGGGTACAATAATATTTGATGTGATCTGTtggtcgctcaatcatgtccaactctttaaatcccatgaattgtagcccaccaggctcttctgtccattggtattctccaggcaataatactggagtaggttgcaattcccttctccgggggatcttctcgatccagggatcgaacctgagtctcctgtacttcaggcagattctttaccatctgagccacaggggcccttacaatatttatatatcttattATGTGTAACATAGACTTGTAGAAGGTATATCTGTCACAACTCTGTTCTTTGCTTAGGGCTCCAGGTGCATCATATTATGCACAGCTGCCTAAGGATTTATgcttataacattaaaaaaaaatacagaagacatATGCGGATAGATATGGCAGGAtgggagggagaggtgggaaaggcaatgggaaggagatgggagagggCAAACTGATAGGGGTGGGGACAACTCCAGACGTATAGGAAGAGATTCCACACAACTAAAGCCCATGGGAGTCTGATGACATTAATGTGTAAATGGAATGACTCCTAAGGCAATGGGGAGTAGTAGGGCCAAGGGGACACCAGAGAGCACATACATTCTGTACCCAACTACAAGGTATGTGTCCTCCTTCCCAGTCCCCTACCCCTCTATATACTACCAACTAGGCAAGTTCTCAATTCTTGGTAGAAGGCCTAACCATTAAAGGTCTTAGACTAGAgaatcattcactcattcaacaaatatttatctatttatttacttatttatttattggcttgctggatcttagttctctgaccagggatctaacccaggcccAAGGTAGTGAAAGCatacagtcctaaccactggatcactagggaattccctcaacaaatatttactgtatatCTACTATGAACTAAGTACTGTAACAGGTACAAAAACAAACACTCTTATTCTCTATAAAACTTAATTTCTTCATTAGTAAAATGTAGATGTTAATGCCTGATTTACCCATCATTCTAAGCCCAACCCCTTGCGACAGGAGTAAGTaacctaaagtttttttttttatcaatttcTCTAAATAGTCCTTCCGGTCTCTGGTGGATGCTGGTATGCCCCAAAGACCCATCCTGATGCCAATGCTCACCTCTGCACCACTGCTCCGCATTTCTACAAGGTCTCCCTTACCCTGTGGAGTCTTACAGCAGCCTGCTCTCCTGGTCCTGATCTGCTTTGCCTTGCATATACATAAAGaccttttccctggtggctcaggcagtaaagaatctgcctgcaacgcaggagacccaggtttgatccctggatcaggaagatcccccggagaagggaatggctatccactccagtatacttgcctggagaattccaatggacagagaagcctggctggctacactccacggggtcacacagtgtCAGATATGACAGAgtaactttcatttcactttcatgaccAAGATATTATGGGAAATCTAGAATTTTTCCTCAACCACACTGAGTGCTGGGAGAATAAAGGAAGATACAACTGGAACTTAAAAGTGGGCGTTAAAGACGACTTCTCTCCAAATCCCTTGGGGGTGACTGTTCTCCAATGGTGATGCAAAGGTAGCTCcttccagtctgtggcttgtctctCTTCAGGTCATGGCTCCAAGGATGCCCTGGGGATAGTCTCTGACCCATGGACTCTAAAGAGAAAACAGATGGAGAACTGTAACTGGCAGTTCTGAAGACGCACACACCACTTTTGCCTACCTTCTACAGACTACTATTCAGTCATTGGACGACAAGGGCCTAGCAGGAGTCTAACTTTGAatccaggaagaagaggaaagggacCATGcttaacaaaagttaaaaaaatctcTGACACAGGTGCTTTGCTGATTCACATTGTCTGGCTGTGACCCTTCTCCTCATCCTGCCACATCACAGAGGCCAGCATCAGTTGGTTGGTTTTAAGATATTAAGAAACTAATGAACCAGTGCAGCACCTCAAACACAGAGTCTACTGATAAAAAGATGTACAAGCCAAATGATTCTGATGATTATGAGTCATGTCAATAGTAAGAGGTAGTAGCtgaggtaatttttattttgatctttATTTTCGATTTCATTGAAATCCCCTTTATACAGTAAACTACACAGAATTTAAATGTACAgcttgatgagttttgacaaatgtacatTTGCATTTACCACCACCCTAATCAAGGCTTAAAATTGTCAAGATGTTCTCTCCAAGTTGATATATAGCCCAGGGAATTGCCTACAAAGAGGCACAGGGGAACTATCTAAgttgatggaaatattctgtgtCTTGATTAAGGTGGTAACCACACATACTGGTCTATAAAACTCATTGACATATAATTAATACAGGTGCATTTTATTGTGTATaagttatccttcaataaagttgatttttttatattattggcTGGAATGGGGGTGACAATTATTTTTAGGATAATTAAGCACAATATAACATTAAGAATTGTATAATCAActcattattatatattaaaaaagggGATAAACACTGGCAtgatcaattaaaattaaaaacaacctctaaattttattttagcctATGGTTTTAAAAGCTGCCCTCCTTAACAAAAGCTACCCTTCAACTTTCCAAGTTGCATTATTCTGGTTGTTTCACATTGTCCTCATTTATCAGCTTATCTATCAAGGAAAAGCTATCAGATAAACTCATTCATGAATATGGGGATATAAACATATGTTAAACTTTAGTGAACActttaatttcaaaagaaaatactgGCTAGACAAAACTAAAAAGATCAATACTTAATGGTAAGACTACACTTACTGAAACAAGTAAATGGGAAGAGCTGGAGAACAGGCCCTTTCTAgattctcccttctctccctccccaccccagcacatACCCTGGGCCTTCATACAAATGGGATCTCCAACTCGAACCACCTGGTCTAAATCAGGGTTCCTGATGAGCAGCTAGAGTTAGCTCTCTCTAGAGTTAGTTGATCATTGtattgattctttgcaaccccatggactgtagcccaccaggctcctctatccatgggatactccaggcaagaatactggagtggagtgggttgacattcccttctccagaggatcttcctgactcagggattaaacccaggtcttctgcattgcaggcagattctttaccatctgagtcaccagggacacCCTGAGGTTAAGGACTATGCTACTTGAATCCTAGGTGACATCATAT from Ovis canadensis isolate MfBH-ARS-UI-01 breed Bighorn chromosome 20, ARS-UI_OviCan_v2, whole genome shotgun sequence includes:
- the LOC138425048 gene encoding histone H4, producing MSGRGKGGKGLGKGGAKRHRKVLRDNIQGITKPAIRRLARRGGVKRISGLIYEETRGVLKVFLENVIRDAVTYTEHAKRKTVTAMDVVYALKRQGRTLYGFGG
- the LOC138425050 gene encoding histone H3.1; this encodes MARTKQTARKSTGGKAPRKQLATKAARKSAPATGGVKKPHRYRPGTVALREIRRYQKSTELLIRKLPFQRLVREIAQDFKTDLRFQSSAVMALQEACEAYLVGLFEDTNLCAIHAKRVTIMPKDIQLARRIRGERA
- the H1-1 gene encoding histone H1.1 — protein: MSEVALPAPAASTAPEKPSAGKKAKKPAKAAAAAKKKTAGPSVSELIVQAVSSSKERSGVSLAALKKALAAAGYDVEKNNSRIKLGLKSLVSKGTLVQTKGTGASGSFKLNKKVASVDAKPSATKLATKTKVTSASKKPKKATGAAAAKKVVKAPKKAKKPVLTKKSSKSPKKPKAVKPKKVAKSPAKAKAVKPKGAKVKVTKPKTAAKPKKAAPKKK